From a region of the Salarias fasciatus chromosome 6, fSalaFa1.1, whole genome shotgun sequence genome:
- the misp3 gene encoding mitotic interactor and substrate of PLK1: protein MENDSWDESQSDSGVSADFSPGSTMEGNPASISSETPIEREIRLSVERENNLRKSRGLPSATSNSQYVQIPLRKAVLTQSNTGKVDKNQDKDREFTGKVMRQEIYEETQREQDLVKLGKIPGIYDKGTVRQMKERKQIFEAFQTPSESVGPARSKTPSWSAAGDASNLDSQEKTASLASTIKGSYPERDRSFDATSPTQSSNAAKAGGSTNSTSRGPGFSEGTGFQVVIIENNMDVPADKWYSAKPVAVTVVDSGMPYISPSSVREEEEEEEELTPQDNPFFKLRSSTSVVKVQQDIQETHEREKELRKQRRSLYGDRGGAKGGEGGGGRSDSTDGRSLALSPSLNGLTAPDLSGSSSREETGLSAAHQSVGKWSVKPPAQAEGNKMNQPEVLPTPWSPRQKTPLVQRWESGLLNGHGEEDD from the exons ATGGAGAATGACTCATGGGATGAAAGCCAGAGTGACAGCGGAGTATCGGCGGACTTCTCCCCCGGCAGCACCATGGAGGGAAACCCAGCAAGTATCTCCTCAGAGACTCCCATTGAGAGGGAGATCCGGCTGTCGGTGGAGCGCGAAAACAACCTGAGAAAGTCCAGGGGGCTACCCAGTGCAACCAGCAACTCACAGTATGTACAGATCCCCTTGAGGAAAGCTGTTCTTACTCAGTCAAATACTGGTAAGGTTGACAAGAATCAAGACAAGGACAGGGAGTTTACAGGAAAAGTGATGCGGCAGGAGATCTACGAGGAAACGCAGCGGGAGCAGGATCTGGTCAAGCTCGGCAAAATTCCTGGCATTTACGACAAAGGTACAGTCCGCCAAAtgaaagagaggaagcagaTTTTTGAGGCCTTTCAGACCCCCAGTGAATCCGTGGGTCCAGCCAGGAGTAAGACCCCGTCCTGGTCTGCTGCTGGCGATGCTTCAAATCTGGACAGCCAGGAGAAGACGGCATCGCTAGCATCCACAATTAAAGGCTCATATCCGGAGCGGGATCGTAGCTTCGATGCTACCAGTCCCACACAGAGCTCTAACGCTGCTAAAGCTGGAGGTTCAACCAACTCTACGTCTCGAGGACCAGGCTTCTCTGAGGGGACGGGGTTCCAGGTCGTCATCATCGAGAACAACATGGACGTTCCTGCGGACAAATGGTACAGTGCCAAGCCAGTCGCTGTTACTGTTGTGGATTCTGGAATGCCTTACATCTCACCGTCCAGTGttagagaagaagaggaggaagaagaggagttAACCCCTCAAGATAATCCCTTTTTCAAGCTGCGTTCCTCGACCAGCGTGGTAAAAGTTCAGCAGGACATTCAGGAGACCCACGAGAGGGAAAAGGAGCTCCGCAAGCAGAGGAGAAGCCTGTATGGAGACAGAGGGGGTGCcaaaggaggagagggaggaggagggcgatCAGACAGCACCGATGGAAGGAGTCTCGCACTTTCTCCGTCACTGAATGGACTGACTGCTCCTGATTTATCCGGGTCGTCGTCCAGGGAGGAAACAGGGCTCTCTGCAG CTCACCAGTCAGTCGGGAAGTGGTCCGTAAAGCCCCCGGCCCAGGCCGAAGGCAACAAGATGAACCAGCcagag GTCCTGCCCACTCCGTGGAGCCCCAGACAGAAAACCCCTCTGGTGCAGCGCTGGGAGTCGGGCCTGCTCAATGGACACGGCGAGGAAGACGACTGA